Genomic window ([Empedobacter] haloabium):
AACAAGGCCGAAGCAGAAGGCCGTGCGCTGTTCGCCAAGCTGGTGCGCCACGGTCCTTCCGCGCTGACGAGCGAAGAGTTGCAGAAGGTCCGCAACGTCACTTCGACCGGTACCGGCTCGCAGGGCGGCTACACCGTGCAGACGGACGTGGCGAAGGAGCTGATCGACGCTCTGAAGGCCTACGGTGGCATGCGCGGCGTCGCCAGCAGCATCACCACCAGCCAGGGTAATCCGCTGGGCTACCCGACGTCGGATGGCACCTCGGAGGAAGGCGAGTGGATCCCAGAGAACACGCAGGCCTCGTCCGCCGACCCGAGTTTCGGCACCGTCGGCCTGGCCGCATTCAAGGCGAGCACGAAGATCATCACGATCCCCATGGAGCTGCTGCAGGACAGCTCGATCGACATCATCGCCATGGTGACGAAGCGTCAGCGCGATCGCCTGGGCCGCACGATGAACAAGGGCTTCACGACCGGCACCGGCATCGGCCAGCCGACGGGCTTCGTCACCGCCGCAGGCGCCGGCAAGATCGGCGCCACTGGCACCACGGTAGCGCCGACGTGGGAAGACCTGGTCGACCTGCAGGAGTCGATCGACCAAGCGTACAAG
Coding sequences:
- a CDS encoding phage major capsid protein; protein product: MKSIQALREQRQNLAREARNQLEQKGDRVWSKEDQAIFDKRSDEIDAIENEIAAVERVMALEVEKDHKDVDQFRRAPENKAEAEGRALFAKLVRHGPSALTSEELQKVRNVTSTGTGSQGGYTVQTDVAKELIDALKAYGGMRGVASSITTSQGNPLGYPTSDGTSEEGEWIPENTQASSADPSFGTVGLAAFKASTKIITIPMELLQDSSIDIIAMVTKRQRDRLGRTMNKGFTTGTGIGQPTGFVTAAGAGKIGATGTTVAPTWEDLVDLQESIDQAYKDAGTCRFMMHQQTRKAVRKLKDSSNRPIWAEAYEMGIKSGIPAQLLGEDVVINNDMPQPAANAKTIGYGDFSKYMIRDVLDLILFRFEDSFYLSKGQVGFLGWARAGGNLLDANGIKLFQHSAS